From one Diprion similis isolate iyDipSimi1 chromosome 7, iyDipSimi1.1, whole genome shotgun sequence genomic stretch:
- the LOC124408197 gene encoding uncharacterized protein LOC124408197: MPKKCLICKVEPSPIYERSFHMFPKNESLKQKWLDAINVLKTPNFKTAYICSDHFKAESFSYSNELRQRKRLCKEAVPQQKNINWLNLPRENETKETATIDINYSNISDTTENISSEANTNENEMCKNEVTLTNSLEFHESNAFEDASSQSHLNKDVEICMNKVSSITSLNSQESDMSKDINLQFSTEEVTETYIQELPFNTSKTLDGSTSSSKSNSKERKRSFNDIRTVKRVRFVNGFKTEYVCREDFVNEEAWNRFIRYSAYQRSRIAAAHNKNSRKDKKIKNLAHVIATLDKREEFDAAEYIKVLPSHMKELITRMKERKSTGPFPEKLKTFARTLHFYSPDAYEFVRCSFLKCLPCVQTLNSWIYEKEYNPGISEKTINNVSDIVKQESAKGKKLVFNLFMK, encoded by the exons ATGCCAAAAAAATGCCTTATATGTAAAGTAGAACCAAGTCCAATATACGAACGTAGTTTTCACAT GTTTCCCAAAAATGAATCATTAAAGCAGAAATGGCTTGATGCtataaatgttttaaaaactccaaattttaaaactgcATACATATGCAGTGATCACTTTAAAGCAGAATCATTTTCTTATTCTAACGAACTGAGACAAAGAAAGCGGCTATGCAAAGAAGCTGTTcctcaacaaaaaaatataaattggcTCAATCTGCCtagagaaaatgaaacaaaagagACTGCAACaattgatattaattataGTAACATAAGTGATACAACAGAAAATATAAGTTCAGAGGCaaatacaaatgaaaatgaaatgtgtaaaaatgaGGTCACATTAACAAATTCTCTTGAGTTTCATGAAAGTAATGCCTTTGAAGATGCAAGTTCACAGTCACATCTGAATAAAGACGTTGAAATATGCATGAATAAAGTTTCCTCCATCACATCTCTCAACTCTCAAGAAAGTGATATGTCCAAAGATATTAATTTACAATTCAGTACTGAAGAGGTGACTGAAACGTATATTCAAGAACTACCTTTCAACACTTCCAAAACATTGGATGGTAGTACCTCAAGTAGTAAATCGAACAGTAAGGAAAG GAAACGTTCATTCAATGACATCAGAACAGTGAAAAGAGTGCGTTTTGTGAATGGTTTTAAGACAGAATATGTATGTCGAGAAGACTTTGTTAACGAAGaagcttggaatcgatttataaGATACTCAGCTTATCAAAGGTCTAGAATTGCAGCTGCTCATAATAAAAACTCACGCAAAgacaagaaaattaaaaatttggctCATGTGATAGCTACTTTGGATAAAAGAGAAGAATTTGATGCTGCTGAATATATaaag GTTTTACCATCACATATGAAAGAACTAATAACACGTATGAAAGAACGAAAATCTACAGGACCTTTTCCTGAAAAACTGAAGACTTTCGCCCGTACTCTTCATTTCTACTCTCCGGATGCGTATGAATTTGTTAGGTGCAGTTTTCTAAAATGTCTACCTTGTGTTCAAACGCTCAACAGTTGGATATATGAAAAGGAGTACAATCCaggaatatctgaaaaaactaTCAATAATGTATCTGATATTGTCAAGCAAGAGTCAGCAAAGGGTAAAAAACtcgtttttaatctttttatgAAATGA